The nucleotide sequence TGCCACGCTTTTCTAAGAATTTGGCAAGTGGGCTAGGATTTTGTCCCAACTCATCATATTTACCATAATACTCACCACCTCTATCTGATTTGATAAGTTTAACCTTTCTATCTAATTGTCTCTCGACCTCAGTTACGTACATCTCAAGGATGTCAACGGCTTGAGACTTTTCATGAATTAGATATACATAACCATAACGCGACAGATCATCTATAAAAGTGACAAAGTATTTTTCTCCAGAAAAACAGGGAATAGAGAAAGGTCCACAGATATCTATATGAATAAGATCAAGAAGCTCATTACTTCTTGTGGCACCTTTCTTATTGTGTTTAGtttgctttcctttaatgcaatcTATACACAAGTCAAAATCAGTGAAATctaatttttccaaaatttcatttttcacTAATTTTTCGATTCTTTCCCTGGAGATATGCCCCAGTCGTCTATGCCACAAGATTGAAGATTTATCATTAATTCTACTACGTTTTGAACCAACATCTGAATGCAGGGCCATTAATGATTGTGCAAACTCATGATTCAAATAAACTTTATATAAACCATCATATAGAGTACCAGAACCAACTGTTATTGAATTAAACATCAAATTGAGTTTTTCACAACCAAATGAAAAAGAATATCCAGAAATATCTAATCTAGATAATGAAATTAAATTCCTAGAAATAGAGGGCACATATAAAGTGTCTTCAAGATTCATCTCATGACCCCTTTCTAGGAGTAGGCGATAAGTTCCAATAGCTATCACTTCCACTTTGAAACGGTTCCCCATATAGATGAATCGTTCACTTTGCCTCGGTTTTCGATTTGTAGGAATCCCTGCATGGTGTTAGTCAGATGTGTCGTAGCACCAGAGTCAATCCACCAAGTATTCGAAGGAACTTCAGCAAGATTTGATTCATAACATACAAAAGAAAGATTCTTACCTTTCTTTTCGAACCAAGCTTTGCGCTTGTTGCAGTCCTTCTTCACATGTCCTTTCTTGCCACAAAAATAGCATTTGACAATGAATTTTCCTTTCTGCTTCTGATTAACTTTTCCAGATGCATTATATTTCTTTGGTGGAATTGGTTTACCTTTCCACTTCTTCTTAGTCACTTCTTGAGTTACCAGTAATGCAGAATAATTTCCCTCCTGTTTCAACCTTAGCTCCTCTTGTTTGCACATGTTTGTAAGTTCATTCAAGCTCCAGTTATCCTTATTGGTATTATAGTGGATCTTGAATGGACCAAACTGAGTAGGGAGTGAATTCAAAACGAATTGAACTAGAAAGGAATCACTTACATGCGTTCCCAAGGAATTCAGTTTTGTAGCTTTGTCTTCCATCTCGATAATGTGCTGCTGAACTCCCTTACTACCGTTATACTTCATGGTAGTTAGTTCCGCCATAAGTGTGCCCGCTAGTGACTTATCTGTTGATTTGAAACGATCCTCAACTGAAGTCAAAAATTCCTTAGCATTCTCTGTCTTCGGTAGAGAGGTTTTGATGTTCTTTGCTATAGTCATCCTCGTAAACATCAAACCGAGCCTGTTAGATTTCTCCCAAGCCTTCATTTCAATCACTTCTTCCTCAGTACTATCATCAGTGATTGCTTCATGTTTGTCCATCAGAAGagccaaatccaaatccaacaaACCTAGCGTAAAGTTGACTTGTTCAAGTCAGTCAGAGAAATTTGTTCCATCGAGAACCGGAATGCTAGAAGCATGGGAATGCAACATGGTAGGACCggaaactgaaaacaaaattatgcTCACAAATAAGGCTTTGAGTTTATCTTTAATATAGAATTAAATTCTAAAAGATGGATCATTTATATCACTTTGGTTTACCTTTGGGCAAAAACCTTAGCATATATATTATCCACTCCTTAGGTGCAACACATTAATCACCTATTAGGTTTGATATAATTTTACTACTTTAAATTAGTTGTGTGACCTTTGGATGTACACTACAACCTTTAAAATTATATCACCCTATCCAGTACATAACTAGTTGAAAGTAACTTTCCTTTGGGATAGTCCCAATCTTCTAGTTATGTAATGCCATTGAGAATATTATTGTCTTTCATGTCACCCTTAATGACTAACCTTTAATGTAgttttatatttataaaattcATCAACATAGATCTCTTTGGCAACTACAAGTCAATTCaccatataaaaaataaaactaaccaATAGTATTCTCTAAATTTTATTTGAGTTATACCATAATACTCAAAATATACATAAATCGGTACATGTACATgcataattaaaacaaataaataattatgcACTACCATAAATAATTGTAAATATTCATTTATGAACAAACCAACAATATCGAATATGAATTTTAACCAGGCATAAAAATGCAAACAACTGAAAGTCAAAAGATTCAGTTAAAATTTTCTGGTAATCCGATTCAGCCCAATCAAATAGAagatatatatgaataaatgAACCCAGAAATTAAATATTCCCAAGACATAATAACAGCCCTAAGAAATGAGCCCACACTTATATGACAGGACCAATAAACCGAAATATAATTAAACTGGGTCATTAACATGCATAGGCTTACCACTTTCGGCCGAAGAGAGACATTAAACATACCTGCTATTAAATCCGAAACAAACTGTCCATACTTTAATTGAAAACAAAGCACAAATAGGCCATCAACCATAatgtttcaaaaattttaagaaGGGTCTAGTATGCCAATATTTTCAACAGAAAGCTACAAATGATTATCATAACACATTATAATGATTAACTCAATAACAAGCTTTCAGCCCAAATTGCAAGTACACTTAAGGAACTAAAAATACCAACAGACTTGAAAGAGAACCATTTTACATGGATTATACTAAATATGGATCCAGAAAACATAACTGAATATACATCCATAAAAATATAAGTGAATGACCCAAACTTAAAAGTATGTCAAATTGATTTTAATTCACAATACCAAATACTTGatccaaaataaaatagataaaaaaatttacaccgTTCTTATTCGGAATTTATGAGCAGATAAATCACTACGGGTCATTGTATGGGCAAAACCATGATCAAATAATACACAAGAATCAAATACGGTCACGGAACTCGGTATTTATTTGATCAAAGACAAACGGAAAACATCACAGATTCAAATCGAAAACCATTATTGAACAGTACATAGTAATCaaacaaatctgaaaattatcaAAACCAAGTAGAAATCATGAATCGGTCATATCAGATGTGCAAGATTAAATCGGCTAATAATGAGATTTTATGTTCATGTTAACAAGTCATACCCACCGAAACAtgaagcatatataatattgaaaaAGAAACCGAGATCTCAAATGACCAACACCTTATATGAACATCAGTCTGAATTAATTCACTTTGGATGATATGGATCATGCAGTGCGGGTAACATAATAACCATAATGATTTCAATATCCTATGCCAACATcaagaaacaaaacatatatactaCCCATATGTATATAGCTGCATGGATACTGAAGCATACATAGCTATTTCACATGTTAAATCCAAACATCTAGAGAATATAAAGTTGAACCGTACATCACATATAATTTATCTAAAACAATAAACATGTAATCGTTCAACATTCTAAGATCTAGCAATTCAAACCATGCTATATACTCTACTCATAATGCGGAAATAACTTTAATAGGATCTATATCATGTACCGTTATTTGTCATATCGATGGATGAAGAAAGTGTTCCAAAGATGCTCCAAGAATAACCTGCAAAACAAACTTAACACActtcttctctctgtctctcttttaGCACTGAAACTTTAGTGATGGAAAAAAAGCTTAACGTATTGTACGTGCTCTTCAATAGAGAGGAAAAGAGGGTTAAGATAAGAGATAACCACTAAGAGTTACCACCCATCATGGCTATTTGATTTTATCTTAGTGGTTATTATCTCATAGTAAAACTCATcttaattgataatttaataATCAGCCTTTCCTTAATGATAAGTCCAAGTTAAACTAAAACACTAAAAGAGATAAAGGTTAGTGGaccatatttaaataaaaaagtttACAGAAATGCCCCTGTTTGGCGCCAAACATGAGGCCACCAAAGGCTGCGATGATGCTACAAACAACGACCTGTGAGTCTGTGACTTGAGAGCAAGTTAAGTGAAGAAGATCATGAACTAATATATTAACCAGGGAACTTTGAAGTGTTTGTTATTTACTTACCATACAATATGTAtctatgtatatctatatgtattttGGATGACAATCTTGTACCACTACTACTCGAGAAGGATTTAGTTTTATGCAATATTATTTTTACAATAATTTTCAGAATGGAATTATACAATTAATTATGAGATTTAACTTGTTCTGTAATATCCTATTTTAATGCGTATTATAATATCTAAAAATTTATATAACTTTGAAGTATTAGTTATCTACTTTTATATAGCTTTAAAGTCTTGGTTATcatgcaaatgagccattggttgagtggcaatgattttgcatgtccctgacttcaggtcatgagttctagtctcacctctttcgaatatttataaggagggtgTGTGGGTTTAGTatgcccctacgtgggcttgatttgtgcctcctgcgtcgTGAATATTTATAAGCGTGGGTTTGATTTGTGCCCCCTGTGTAGGgcatgttgacacctgtacttttaTAGGcttgggttctagtctcacctctttcgaatatttataaggagggtgTATGGGCTTAGTATGCCCCcgtgtgggcttgatttgtgcctcatGCATCGTGAATATTTATAatcgtgggcttgatttgtgcctcctgtgtAGGgcatgttgacacctgtacttttataggcttgatctggtggtgtgtcgtatattgtatttgtacttgtactcaaaacaaaaaaaaaagttttggttATCACAATCTTTTTGGATTGTTCTATGATATCTGAAAAAATTTATAAGGAGGGTGTATGGGCTTAGTATGCCCCTGCGTGCGCTTAATTTGTACGTCCTGCATCGTGAATATTTATaagcgtgggcttgatttgtgccccCTGTGTAGAGtatgttgacacctgtacttttaTAGGCTTGGTTTCTAGTCTCACCTCTttcgaatatttataaggagggtgtgtgggcttagtatgcccctgcgtgggcttgatttatACCTCCTGCGTCGTGAATATTTATAAGCGTAGGCTTGATTTGTGCCCGCTGTGTAGGgcatgttgacacctgtacttttataggcttgatctggtggtgtgtcgtatattgtatttgtacttgtactaaaaaaaaaattctggttATCACAATCTTTTTGGATTGTTCTATGATATCTGAAAAAATTGCAAATTTAGgaggaaaaaatattttgttggttAGTATTCCAAGTTAAATCCTATTATCCAATATATCTttgatttaaaatatttcaatgtTGATTGAGGGAATaactaaacaaattaattaattactgacGAGATGGCTCGGTTGGCAATCaactgggttagacatatgtgtgctaAAGGTTCGATTGAGAAGCATATTTCTcagtgatatttaaaaaaaaattatctaattaattaatactttgGAGGGGAAAAAGTGAAATGtattttacttttatatatagtatagatTTTCAGGTtccatatttcaaaaaaaaaaactatttttggGTAGACATTCCCTTTTCGCACAATTTGCTCTGTAACGTTCGATAATCCATCGAGTCAATGTAATAACCTACAAACCACTTAAAAAAGAAAGtatgtaaaaaaatttatgtattaAATGACGGGATTTGAACCttggttcaagaaaatgagtacAGGAATCTTTGCTACCATGTCACGCCATCATTGATTAGTCATAATCTTATTATCACTATATTAATCAATTTGGATTGATGTTTATAGGTTAGGCAAAGTTTTACACGGGGTTATTAACCTACTGCATGGCATATTCCTTGAAccatggctccgataccaactgatgcagcgtGAGATTATAGAACGTAGAAAATTGAACACACAACAAGGAATCAACTTTTCTATAATCCTAACTTATACAACAAGCAAGAATTATAGGTAAATCAGCTCACGCGCTTAGGCTGCCGTTATTTCATATATCAAACTCAATAATAAAACTCCCTACCTCCATGAGGGTTACAAGCTTAAATAGTAAACATAACTCAAACCCTAAATCATTCTTAatgggaaacaaatacttaaaagtaagtaaataaaacaagatacatgatttcaagaaaataatactaattgattgaCCTCAAATAATACATTtcttaaaataccaaaatcaaatatttcaatttgtaTCTGACCGGCTACAAGCGTAGGCggagttataatttttttttccaaaccaaaaaaatataaaataaaaaattctgtctttaccaacaaaaaaagaaaataaaaaaatcctgTTTTTACTCTTTGAATGACAAAACCCAAGTGGAGCCCTACAACCTGTGGGGCCTACTTCAACTATGCAGTGTTCGTGGAAGCTGGCGGCGGCAGATCGGACATGTAGTAGAGGCTTTCTTCTTCTACCAAGAGAGTTTGCAGACTTCGTGGATGCTGGCGGCGGCACATGGGACATGTGGCGGCGTTCTTCAACCAAGAAAGTATGCAGTGTTCATGAAACACGTGGCGACAAGGTAGTTGAATTAGCTCCATTGCGGCGGCGGAGTAGGCTTCCAAACAAATGGGACAAGGACCATGATCATCCAGCTGCTGTTGGCTCATCCTCTTAACGTAGACACCGCTGGCAGCCTCCACTTGTGCGAAGATGTAAGCTCCATCCCCAGTCCAAGCCAACGTTGACAAATAATTAGAGGAGTCGGGAGAAGAAAACAAACCCCGTGCATAGAATGCAATATCTTCGGCCAATAGATCCAAATCATTTTGTGCTAAGAGGTTGTTGACGAATGGATTGTCGTAGAGAATAGGTCTGAGCAGGTACGGTTCGGTGAGCTGTCGAGGTGAGAGTTGGGGGAGATAAGATTGGTGGGTCTCTAATTCGTGTTCGAGGAGGACTTCACCATCGTCATAATTCAACGTAAGGCGTTTCTCTATCAGCTCAATTTCAAGCGTGGCTCTTCCCGTGCCGGGATATTCTGCTATCCTCGTGCCTTCCAATGCTGTTAATCTTGGTATCATGGATTCTTCATAAAATTCTTCATAAATTTCGTCGGGATCCATTGAGAATTGAGAATGAATTAtggatctatatatatatatacacggcTACTCTCCTAAGAATATTAGAAGAGGGTTTCCCTATATAGGAGAAGTAGCTAATAAGTCACAAAGAGTTCGAGTTCGAGTTCGATACTAGTTTTGTTGGAGCATAGTTACGTTTTAATAATAAGTTGATATTAGTTtacaagataattaattaatattttaattgtatattcataatccatgtAGGATAAGAAGGCTAGTGCAGGGTTTGAATAAATCCTTACCGCCATGcctttttcttttgatatactgaaaaaaaaaaaacaacatcatATGTTTCTTTTAACTATTGATTCGTTAAGGGTAATTTCGTAATTCAGTTGGTTCTGAGGCATGTGAATTTTACATCTGGTGTTCTAAGGCATTTGAATTGTACACATGGCGGACAGGTGTTTTGGTCTGAGACCCGCAATTGCTCTTCACGGGGCCCCTGCAGTTTCTCAATTTGATGGTTATATTAAAGTGTGATCAGacaatttttttaaagtatTGAAGTTGACAACAATATGCCATCCAGTTCTTGAACACTTGATCAATGGGTCAGCTTTTGGAACCATAATAAAGAACCATTTGCCCAAAAAGCTTCAGTTGGTTAGAGGAGGCATGACAATGGTTATATTTTTTATGCTATGATATGGCAGAGTAAAATTTTTGGTGTGTATTGGGCTGTACTTATGAGTATTTAGTAAGTCATTCTGGTTGTGGTTAATGTTCTTGCAAGAATAACTGACGGATCGAGTTGTGCTTCAATTTTAGTACGTATGAAAACAAGTTTGGTTACTAGGACTTTTTAAAAGTGCTTCCATTTGATATTGTTAATGTATGTTTTTCTGAGCACTTAAATTTCTTTGCacaacttaccaaaaaaaaaaaaattttctttgcaCCCATAAAGTATAGAACATTAACATGGTGGCTTTATCAGACAGTTATACAAAAGAGAAAACTGCTCGACGAACCACAAGTTTTCCAAATGGATTTGAGGTGTGTATATGGTTTTAAAGATTACGCCTTCCTTCCTTACCTTAAGTTCTGATTTTTCATATGTTCCGGATATCGTTGATAGTGTGTTGATTCTGAATTACCGAATAAACGAAACGAATATCAGCATGATAGTGAATCCTGTGATTCTGGTTTTGTTTAGTTTTGCCTTGAGCTGGTTCTAGTTCGTCAACATTGGATTTGAACTCCTTTGAAGGTGTAAGAGATAAAGGAGAATGAATTAATTGCCAAAACACCTGTCTGCAGATGCTAACTCTTAAGGATTTTTGTAgtgaaatttattaattaaatgtgGAGAGATTGAATTTTGATTCTTGAGTTAGAAACTTAAGATTTTAAAGTGGAGTCTATCATAGTAGCATAACGTATGTAGAGCTCGTCTGAAGCCTGACATATTTTCAATGCTTATAACACATGCCTAGGGCATTTTTGTTTTCTCAGTCTTACgatatttttctttattatattaCTAACTTATTGCTGCCCCTGTCCTAGAAAAATGtcatttatcttatttttggaTGTTCCACAGTATTTGTCCATAGACACAAAGGCTTTGATAATTCCATATATTTCTTACTCTGCTATCCCTACTTCTTTTGGGGTCTTCTTTGTTTCTTATGTACTTATTGATGATTGTGAAGttaagattttgaaaaaaatacatatCAGGTGTTGAGCAATTATTGCTTATTCTAAATTTCCAAGATTTGGCAGGGATCACATTCTTTGTAGGTCGGAGGGTTTTTTTGTCAAGTTATTTTGTTTTGGTTGATATTGGTCTTGCTTCTTGTTGTCCTAAATTTGATCAGCAGGAGTATCCTTCCTTTTGAATTTGACATGCGACTCTACGACTAACATTCTTAATATAAATTCATCAGACATTGGTGTTAGAGGTATGTGATGAGACCGAGATTGCTGAGTTGAAAATGAAGGTAAATGGTAACTTTTTAAAGCCATGGGCTTACTGTTTCTTGcaaaggttttcttttttccaaaaGGTTTACTCAAATGTTGCTGCTGAAAAGGTGTATGTTGTTCAAGTG is from Tripterygium wilfordii isolate XIE 37 chromosome 14, ASM1340144v1, whole genome shotgun sequence and encodes:
- the LOC120014126 gene encoding uncharacterized protein LOC120014126 gives rise to the protein MDPDEIYEEFYEESMIPRLTALEGTRIAEYPGTGRATLEIELIEKRLTLNYDDGEVLLEHELETHQSYLPQLSPRQLTEPYLLRPILYDNPFVNNLLAQNDLDLLAEDIAFYARGLFSSPDSSNYLSTLAWTGDGAYIFAQVEAASGVYVKRMSQQQLDDHGPCPICLEAYSAAAMELIQLPCRHVFHEHCILSWLKNAATCPMCRRQHPRSLQTLLVEEESLYYMSDLPPPASTNTA